One window from the genome of Micromonospora aurantiaca ATCC 27029 encodes:
- a CDS encoding aminoglycoside N(3)-acetyltransferase, producing the protein MAVVTAARTAYRAGTLAADLRALGLGPGDVVLVHCSLRALGPVDGGSGTLAAALRAAVGPSGTVVVPAQTPDNSVSSAAYRAATAGLTDEERLAYEDRMPGFDPAVTPSFGVGAFAEHVRRLPGAVRSRHPQTSFSAWGPRAEELMRVHDLDSHLGERSPLAALEAAGARTLLLGVGYATCTALHLAEYRSRRPAPRRPYRCYVLRDGRRERLEFEAPHLDAGPFPAIGAELDRAAFTRHGTVGDAPARLLPISGAVRVAVAWMDAHIGR; encoded by the coding sequence GTGGCCGTCGTGACCGCCGCCCGGACCGCGTACCGGGCCGGCACGCTCGCCGCCGACCTGCGCGCGCTCGGGCTCGGCCCCGGTGACGTGGTGCTCGTACACTGCTCCCTGCGGGCGCTCGGGCCGGTGGACGGCGGGTCGGGCACCCTGGCTGCAGCGCTGCGGGCCGCCGTCGGTCCGTCCGGCACCGTCGTGGTCCCGGCGCAGACCCCTGACAACTCGGTGAGCAGCGCCGCGTACCGCGCCGCGACCGCCGGGCTGACCGACGAGGAACGCCTGGCGTACGAGGACCGGATGCCCGGCTTCGACCCGGCCGTCACGCCGTCGTTCGGGGTCGGCGCGTTCGCCGAGCACGTACGGCGGCTGCCCGGCGCGGTCCGCAGCCGGCACCCGCAGACGTCGTTCAGCGCGTGGGGGCCGCGGGCGGAGGAGCTGATGCGCGTCCACGACCTGGACTCCCACCTCGGGGAGCGGTCCCCGCTCGCCGCCCTGGAGGCGGCCGGCGCCCGGACGCTGCTGCTCGGTGTCGGCTATGCGACATGCACCGCGCTGCACCTCGCCGAGTACCGGTCACGCCGCCCGGCGCCGCGTCGTCCGTACCGCTGCTACGTGCTGCGCGACGGCCGCCGGGAACGGCTGGAATTCGAGGCTCCGCACCTGGATGCGGGCCCTTTTCCCGCGATCGGCGCGGAACTCGACCGGGCGGCGTTCACCCGGCACGGGACGGTAGGGGACGCACCGGCCCGGCTGCTGCCGATATCCGGTGCGGTACGCGTCGCGGTCGCCTGGATGGACGCCCACATCGGACGGTGA
- a CDS encoding TIR-like protein FxsC, translating into MTSERPALPGPPYFFLSYVPPPTHNDRTPGDHWVRRFYHDLNLAIDGRPGDRLRRQGFADFMVRPPEDRTERKRTALAEAEVFVPLYSPDYLNRDDSRREREWFRQRLIRAGRPADGDNILPVLWIPSPAAVHAPDQARAVAMAADVDAYAANGMSALCRLQKFQHAYKEVLGRLAQHIVDTAEQTPLQPAEPPTGPTDLPSSPTSEVPFRAVVIAPEEPADPGRLNGRSDTHAGRWRPFRDRPPVVDDVTDAVQRLRMPIDVRDFVPDAGLFRGCPGVLMIDPRVVETPDGAEAVRAAVASLHRWVGVVVIIEDSAPGRRSHAAVLLDRAIEIFPAAARPLAITTYDDWRAGIHGLVDRMRRRYLEARPAYPPPGRPISKPRLWENPPPDEGVDT; encoded by the coding sequence GTGACCTCTGAGCGGCCCGCGCTGCCGGGCCCGCCCTATTTCTTCCTCAGCTACGTCCCCCCGCCGACACACAACGACCGCACCCCGGGCGACCACTGGGTCCGCCGCTTCTACCACGATCTCAACCTGGCGATCGACGGCCGGCCCGGCGACCGGTTACGCCGGCAGGGCTTCGCCGACTTCATGGTGCGGCCGCCGGAGGATCGGACGGAACGAAAACGCACCGCGCTGGCCGAGGCCGAGGTGTTCGTGCCGTTGTACTCGCCGGACTACCTCAACCGGGACGACTCGCGCCGGGAACGGGAGTGGTTCCGGCAACGGCTGATCCGGGCCGGCCGGCCGGCCGACGGCGACAACATCCTGCCGGTCCTGTGGATCCCGTCGCCCGCCGCGGTGCACGCGCCGGACCAGGCCCGGGCGGTGGCGATGGCCGCCGACGTGGATGCGTACGCGGCGAACGGCATGAGCGCGCTCTGCCGGCTCCAGAAGTTCCAGCACGCCTACAAGGAGGTGCTGGGCCGGCTCGCCCAGCACATCGTCGACACCGCCGAGCAGACGCCGCTGCAACCGGCCGAGCCGCCGACCGGCCCGACCGATCTGCCGTCGTCCCCGACCAGCGAGGTGCCGTTCCGGGCGGTGGTGATCGCGCCCGAGGAACCGGCCGACCCGGGACGGCTCAACGGGCGGTCCGACACGCACGCCGGCCGGTGGCGCCCGTTCCGCGACCGGCCGCCGGTGGTCGACGACGTGACCGACGCGGTGCAGCGGCTGCGGATGCCGATCGACGTCCGCGACTTCGTACCGGACGCCGGGCTGTTCCGGGGCTGCCCGGGCGTACTCATGATCGATCCTCGGGTGGTCGAGACGCCGGACGGTGCGGAGGCCGTCCGCGCGGCCGTCGCCTCGCTGCACCGCTGGGTGGGCGTCGTGGTGATCATCGAGGACTCGGCACCCGGTCGCCGCTCCCACGCGGCGGTGCTGCTCGACCGGGCCATCGAGATCTTCCCGGCCGCGGCACGCCCACTGGCGATCACCACTTACGACGACTGGCGGGCCGGGATCCACGGCCTGGTCGACCGGATGCGCCGCCGCTACCTGGAGGCGAGACCGGCCTACCCGCCGCCGGGACGGCCGATCAGCAAACCCCGGCTCTGGGAGAACCCGCCGCCCGACGAGGGAGTGGACACATGA
- the fxsT gene encoding FxSxx-COOH system tetratricopeptide repeat protein — protein MTRREGQVVTFYSYKGGTGRTMALANVAWILAANGKRVLAVDWDLESPGLSRFFAPFIDRDALESTGGVIDLIREYEWATTTKQDKGDDRWHEQYARVHKYSFSLNWSNFPGDGTLDFLGAGQQNNDYAGALAGMNWDEFYERQGGGYFFDALRADMKRNYDYVLIDSRTGFSDVADICTIQLPDVLVTCFTLSEQGITGAAKVARLVEHRYGSRRIRVLPVPMRIDPAEKVKADTGRAVARQRFSGLPSGMSEADRDRYWARMQVPYQAFYAYEELLATFADQPGVNGSLLSAYEVLAREITRGEVESLPPMSSAVRERVNARFTRTSNSVENEILLRHAPYDRVWAEWIGHLLVSADVRVTDPWFAEDETPRSARELIIVSEANATEEAVLAAPDRSPDQAPLVVYVADVRRLANVPAAHTVSVAGLEARTAAARILRLVGREGVPADLELPTGPRFPGRDNTVFEVPGRNKRFTGREADLRELRTLLRSSPKVVLSGTGPVALQGMGGIGKSQLALEYAHRYRAAYDMVWWIDADQVPFIESAIGDLAPYLGVPSSDSNRENARLVLQALRRTDLRWLLIMDNADEVEGVLPYVPDGKGHVLITSRNLQWVERATTVQVDVFKRAESIQHLTERVPTMRVDQADRIAALLGDLPIAVTAAAAWLADTGHSVDSYLNEIARFGPGAVMEPNSNVSVEATWELSLNHLRTRNPAAYRVLQLCSVFAPEISADLVYSDEFAEALVPFHPQAKERLVRQQLVQQANRLALVRVDLRAENPSGGERGRGGLVLMHRLLQHAVRSRMTEAQLDEARQQVHLVLAAARPEGEVDDPDGWPRFRVIWPHLEASKAPLSRKVEVRALMIDRVRYLQLRGDLETGRRLGQEVAQTWEQMLAEEDDARARDDLRRQLLHLQFNLANILAFLGQFTESRALDEEVLAAQRELLGEDHPHTLMTAGGLARDLRGMGMYNEALRLDEITFNAWKRNFTEEHPRTLAALNNLASTQRLMGDFREARKNDEMVLAGRRAILGENHPDTLASSAYVGIDMRDAGDFEQSVTRLRSVHRDLLHTAGPEHLITLRTQTNLAVSLRAAGHAVEAGKLLEAAYELLNERFGPDNPETLTCRLSLSINLLTVDLFQRASRELTEVHRIYQRNLGPAHPLTLVCMVNLAMVARRAGDFAEARQLAGRSADALAGVLGSGHPYPLSGWMNQGICIAEQPDPPEGREAADLEALSLLRRAHDGLVRTLGRDHTNTLRCRANLVVMQERVESGRRAELEAVTRELTYRLGENHPAVEAVRESRLQRRIIDPHPI, from the coding sequence ATGACCCGACGCGAGGGACAGGTCGTCACCTTCTACTCCTACAAGGGCGGCACCGGCCGGACGATGGCGCTGGCGAACGTCGCCTGGATCCTCGCCGCCAACGGCAAGCGGGTGCTCGCAGTCGACTGGGACCTGGAGTCCCCCGGCCTGTCGCGCTTCTTCGCGCCGTTCATCGACCGGGACGCGCTGGAGAGCACCGGCGGGGTGATCGACCTGATCCGGGAGTACGAGTGGGCGACCACCACCAAGCAGGACAAGGGCGACGACCGCTGGCACGAGCAGTACGCCCGCGTGCACAAGTACTCGTTCTCGCTGAACTGGTCGAACTTCCCCGGTGACGGGACGCTGGACTTCCTCGGCGCGGGCCAGCAGAACAACGACTACGCCGGCGCGCTCGCCGGGATGAACTGGGACGAGTTCTACGAGCGGCAGGGCGGCGGCTACTTCTTCGACGCGCTGCGCGCCGACATGAAGCGCAACTACGACTACGTGCTGATCGACAGCCGCACCGGTTTCTCCGACGTGGCCGACATCTGCACCATCCAGCTGCCGGACGTGCTGGTCACCTGCTTCACCCTCAGCGAGCAGGGCATCACCGGCGCGGCCAAGGTGGCGCGGCTGGTCGAGCACCGCTACGGGTCGCGGCGGATCCGGGTGCTGCCCGTACCGATGCGGATCGACCCGGCGGAGAAGGTCAAGGCGGACACCGGGCGGGCGGTGGCGCGGCAGCGCTTCAGCGGTCTGCCGAGCGGGATGAGCGAGGCCGACCGGGACCGGTACTGGGCCCGGATGCAGGTGCCCTACCAGGCGTTCTACGCGTACGAGGAACTGCTCGCCACGTTCGCCGACCAGCCCGGCGTCAACGGATCGCTGCTGTCCGCGTACGAGGTGCTGGCCCGGGAGATCACCCGGGGCGAGGTGGAGTCGCTGCCGCCGATGAGCAGCGCGGTACGCGAGCGGGTCAACGCCCGGTTCACCCGTACCTCCAACTCGGTGGAGAACGAGATCCTGCTCCGGCACGCCCCGTACGACCGGGTGTGGGCGGAGTGGATCGGTCACCTGCTGGTCTCGGCCGACGTCCGGGTGACCGACCCGTGGTTCGCCGAGGACGAGACGCCCCGGAGCGCCCGGGAGCTGATCATCGTCTCCGAGGCGAACGCCACCGAGGAGGCGGTGCTCGCCGCGCCGGACCGCTCGCCCGACCAGGCGCCGCTCGTCGTCTACGTGGCCGACGTGCGGCGCCTGGCGAACGTGCCCGCGGCGCACACCGTCTCGGTCGCCGGGCTGGAGGCGCGGACCGCCGCCGCGCGGATCCTGCGCCTGGTCGGCCGCGAGGGCGTGCCAGCCGACCTGGAACTGCCGACCGGTCCCCGGTTCCCCGGCCGGGACAACACGGTGTTCGAGGTGCCGGGCCGCAACAAGCGCTTCACCGGCCGGGAGGCGGACCTGCGCGAGCTTCGGACGCTGCTGCGCAGCAGCCCGAAGGTGGTGCTCTCCGGCACCGGGCCGGTGGCGTTGCAGGGCATGGGCGGCATCGGCAAGAGCCAGCTCGCGCTGGAGTACGCCCACCGCTACCGTGCCGCGTACGACATGGTGTGGTGGATCGACGCCGACCAGGTGCCGTTCATCGAGTCGGCCATCGGTGACCTGGCGCCCTACCTGGGCGTACCGTCGTCGGACTCGAACCGGGAGAACGCCCGGCTGGTGCTCCAGGCGCTGCGCCGCACCGACCTCCGCTGGCTGCTGATCATGGACAACGCGGACGAGGTCGAGGGCGTCCTGCCGTACGTGCCGGACGGCAAGGGCCACGTCCTGATCACGTCCAGGAACCTGCAGTGGGTCGAGCGGGCCACCACCGTTCAGGTCGACGTGTTCAAGCGCGCGGAGAGCATCCAGCACCTCACCGAGCGGGTGCCGACCATGCGCGTCGACCAGGCCGACCGGATCGCCGCCCTGCTCGGCGACCTGCCGATCGCTGTCACGGCCGCCGCGGCCTGGCTCGCCGACACCGGCCACTCCGTCGACAGCTACCTCAACGAGATCGCCAGGTTCGGACCGGGCGCGGTGATGGAGCCGAACAGCAACGTCTCCGTGGAGGCCACCTGGGAGCTGTCGCTCAACCACCTGCGGACCCGCAACCCGGCCGCCTACCGGGTGCTGCAACTCTGCTCGGTGTTCGCGCCCGAGATCTCCGCCGACCTGGTCTACAGCGACGAGTTCGCCGAGGCGCTGGTGCCGTTCCACCCGCAGGCGAAGGAACGGCTGGTCCGCCAGCAACTGGTGCAGCAGGCCAACCGGCTCGCGCTGGTCCGCGTCGACCTGCGGGCCGAGAACCCGTCCGGCGGCGAGCGGGGCCGGGGCGGCCTGGTGCTCATGCACCGCCTGCTCCAGCACGCCGTCCGGTCCCGGATGACGGAGGCGCAACTCGACGAGGCGCGCCAGCAGGTCCACCTCGTGCTCGCCGCGGCCCGGCCCGAGGGCGAGGTCGACGACCCCGACGGCTGGCCCCGGTTCCGGGTCATCTGGCCGCACCTGGAGGCGTCGAAGGCGCCGCTGAGCCGCAAGGTGGAGGTGCGGGCGCTGATGATCGACCGGGTCCGCTACCTCCAGTTGCGCGGCGACCTGGAGACCGGCCGGCGGCTCGGGCAGGAGGTCGCGCAGACCTGGGAGCAGATGCTCGCGGAGGAGGACGACGCGCGGGCGCGCGACGACCTGCGCCGGCAGTTGCTGCACCTCCAGTTCAACCTCGCCAACATCCTCGCCTTCCTCGGGCAGTTCACCGAGTCGCGGGCGCTGGACGAGGAGGTGCTCGCCGCCCAGCGGGAACTGCTCGGCGAGGACCACCCGCACACGCTGATGACCGCCGGCGGGCTCGCCCGCGACCTGCGCGGCATGGGCATGTACAACGAGGCGCTGCGCCTGGACGAGATCACGTTCAACGCGTGGAAGCGGAACTTCACCGAGGAGCACCCGCGTACCCTCGCCGCGCTCAACAACCTCGCCAGCACCCAGCGCCTGATGGGCGACTTCCGGGAGGCCCGCAAGAACGACGAGATGGTGCTGGCCGGGCGCCGCGCGATTCTCGGGGAGAACCACCCGGACACGCTCGCCTCCTCCGCGTACGTCGGCATCGACATGCGCGACGCGGGCGACTTCGAGCAGTCGGTCACCCGCCTGCGCAGCGTCCACCGGGACCTGCTGCACACGGCCGGGCCCGAACACCTCATCACCCTGCGGACGCAGACGAACCTGGCGGTGTCGCTGCGCGCGGCCGGGCACGCGGTCGAGGCGGGCAAGCTCCTCGAAGCCGCGTACGAGCTGCTGAACGAGCGGTTCGGGCCGGACAACCCGGAGACGCTGACCTGCCGGCTGAGCCTGTCGATCAACCTGCTCACGGTCGACCTGTTCCAGCGCGCCAGCCGGGAACTCACCGAGGTGCACCGCATCTACCAGCGCAACCTCGGCCCGGCGCACCCGCTGACCCTGGTCTGCATGGTCAACCTCGCCATGGTGGCCCGCCGCGCCGGAGACTTCGCCGAGGCGCGGCAGCTCGCCGGCCGGTCCGCCGACGCGCTCGCGGGCGTGCTGGGCAGCGGGCACCCGTACCCGCTCTCCGGCTGGATGAACCAGGGCATCTGCATCGCCGAACAGCCCGACCCGCCGGAAGGCCGGGAGGCGGCGGACCTGGAGGCGCTGAGCCTGCTGCGGCGCGCCCACGACGGCCTGGTCCGGACCCTCGGCCGCGACCACACGAACACGTTGCGCTGCCGGGCGAACCTGGTGGTGATGCAGGAGCGGGTGGAGAGCGGCCGGCGGGCGGAACTGGAGGCGGTCACCCGCGAGCTGACCTACCGGCTGGGCGAGAACCACCCGGCGGTCGAGGCCGTCCGGGAGAGCCGGCTGCAGCGGCGCATCATCGACCCGCATCCGATCTGA
- a CDS encoding alpha/beta fold hydrolase encodes MAHSPTHREHIVRTGRRNLAVDIAGAERGWPVFLMHGTPGSRNGPRPRSIVLHRLGVRLISYDRPGYGGSSRLPGRRVADAAADVAAIADDLGLDGFSVVGRSGGGPHALACAALLPDRVRRTAVLVGLAPAGAAGLDWFGGMTDANVRDYGAAEHDVPVLAEQLRLRAERTMDDPGSLLALLVEQMTEADRRVVAGVPIRRQLTDAYAEALRQGPHGWIDDVLALRADWGITLADIRMPVRLWHGADDNFAPASHTRWLAEQIPGAQLHVQPRSAHFGAVEVLPEILAWLADPVERTAVRSDAGR; translated from the coding sequence TTGGCACACTCGCCCACGCACCGAGAGCACATCGTCCGGACGGGAAGGAGGAACCTGGCGGTCGACATCGCCGGGGCGGAACGCGGCTGGCCCGTGTTCCTGATGCACGGCACACCCGGCAGCCGCAACGGCCCACGACCACGGTCCATCGTGCTGCACCGGCTCGGCGTACGGCTGATCTCGTACGACCGGCCGGGTTACGGCGGCTCCAGCCGGCTGCCCGGCCGCCGCGTCGCGGACGCCGCGGCGGACGTCGCGGCCATCGCCGACGACCTGGGCCTGGACGGCTTCTCGGTGGTGGGGCGCTCCGGCGGCGGCCCGCACGCCCTGGCCTGCGCCGCGCTGCTGCCGGACCGGGTACGGCGGACCGCCGTCCTGGTCGGTCTCGCCCCGGCCGGCGCGGCAGGGCTGGACTGGTTCGGCGGCATGACCGACGCCAACGTCCGGGACTACGGCGCCGCCGAGCACGACGTGCCGGTGCTCGCCGAGCAGTTGCGGCTGCGGGCCGAGCGGACCATGGACGACCCGGGCTCGCTGCTGGCGCTGCTGGTCGAGCAGATGACCGAGGCCGACCGCCGGGTGGTGGCCGGCGTGCCGATCCGCCGGCAGCTCACCGACGCCTACGCCGAGGCGCTGCGCCAGGGGCCGCACGGCTGGATCGACGACGTGCTGGCGTTACGCGCCGACTGGGGGATCACGCTGGCGGACATCCGGATGCCGGTCCGGCTGTGGCACGGCGCCGACGACAACTTCGCCCCGGCCAGCCACACCCGCTGGCTGGCCGAGCAGATCCCCGGCGCGCAGTTGCACGTGCAGCCGCGCAGCGCGCACTTCGGCGCGGTGGAGGTGCTGCCGGAGATCCTCGCGTGGCTGGCCGACCCGGTGGAGCGGACCGCTGTCAGATCGGATGCGGGTCGATGA
- a CDS encoding NACHT domain-containing protein — translation MPRRSSLSYRDALRLLAPGSARITETDKVVSAGILGAGALSHGTALALLGPKNALMQLVRDATGNQAGRIRATGGKSYYELLEASHTVLALSAFFDGFRDEVGPGFDRLELTDEEKVGMVPAERRHHTLPQEIDGGYFPLPSSVHGMDDTRRDVEAAYVKLYDATIAFCEGLAAWPSVRRGLDLTSMRSRVVGRAMWHYEDRFDRLAADLPEFGFRMIRQAIEHNLIDNRKLTTEVSARLDALAQLYRNLDELSGPVAADRPDLLRESLDRLTGSLAAVFRQPLLRIKDVDFHLRLPNVDSGFISPDFRAAEYGKHTSPEREHWWEDQPRRGDLVGFLSEYLTDPASLHRPLLLLGQPGAGKTLLTRVIAARLPASRFTAIVVPLRRMSGDTSPTEQIEAAIEQVMDERIRWADLRRATQHTTVVVIFDGFDELVQVTGTAHSQYIDRVAEFQETQWDLGYSVIPIITSRILVMDRASVPQGTVLVRLEDLTDAQVTAWLTAVNAANEDRPGYRRLSARELLSHGELARQPLLLTLLAIYYNEHWADRRPGAAISRSDLFTGLLTAFIRRQVSEKAPTALANHEREAREHQLRRDLAITAFAMFNRNRELVNRAALRLDLDCFGSGPGDGSRFELGDVLGPEQLVTAAFFVVYGPDDVQGEDARRTYEFLHTTIGDFLIAEYVIGALRSLAVLRRHTRSPAGFGYQLDTGQFRALLSHQPLVKREAVVGFARELASRHPEELDGIVETIAGLLAEARQRTNLAGVDGYRPAPYDPVRLLAAYTANLVALAALVSPDGVRHTDLMDEATWVSTVRLWRAGLDEKGQLAMISWLGRDADGRIIAERRREGRGETVNVAAEEARLLGDITTYGQLQAGARTWRGQQPDSFEAGRFHADLVSLATRRWPVPSLHQLILYDERSYRRLWARAVESPEAVSSTSATVLLECLAEDGAQLPREVVCGLTRVALSRLPDSPTAPPELIISCPYLIDEFPELVDSLGTTDDHAVLHALILRHGLHRLPQRYVPRVRRVLADIEDRLAELPLEDGVVSAEMAEQFAAARVDNRTALWLLMALSEYAELAWPKIPPKTMHALLAHRLPDEFLDEASLCRLLLDYLRAYDRVPAEVSLASALDTLRVLAASDQSDHTGRTGQIPAAGAV, via the coding sequence ATGCCGCGCCGTTCGAGCCTCAGCTATCGAGATGCGTTACGACTGCTGGCCCCGGGCAGCGCGCGCATCACCGAGACCGACAAGGTCGTCAGCGCGGGGATCCTGGGCGCTGGGGCCCTCTCCCACGGTACGGCGCTCGCGCTGCTCGGCCCGAAGAACGCGCTCATGCAGCTCGTCCGGGACGCCACCGGAAACCAGGCCGGGCGCATCCGGGCAACCGGCGGAAAATCGTATTACGAGCTGCTGGAGGCCAGCCATACCGTGCTGGCCCTCTCCGCGTTCTTCGACGGTTTCCGCGACGAGGTCGGGCCGGGTTTCGACAGGCTGGAACTGACCGACGAGGAGAAGGTCGGCATGGTGCCGGCCGAGCGGCGGCACCACACGCTTCCGCAGGAGATCGACGGCGGCTACTTCCCGCTGCCCTCCTCCGTGCACGGCATGGACGACACCCGGCGGGACGTCGAGGCCGCGTACGTCAAGCTCTACGACGCCACCATCGCCTTCTGCGAGGGTCTCGCCGCCTGGCCGTCGGTGCGGCGCGGGCTCGACCTCACGTCGATGCGCTCCCGCGTGGTGGGCCGGGCCATGTGGCACTACGAGGACCGCTTCGACCGGCTCGCCGCGGACCTCCCCGAGTTCGGGTTCCGGATGATCCGGCAGGCGATCGAGCACAACCTGATCGACAACCGGAAGCTCACCACCGAGGTCTCGGCCCGGCTGGACGCGCTGGCGCAGCTCTACCGCAACCTGGACGAGCTGTCCGGTCCGGTGGCCGCCGACCGGCCCGACCTGCTCCGCGAGTCGCTCGACCGGCTCACCGGGTCGCTGGCGGCGGTGTTCCGGCAGCCGCTGCTGCGGATCAAGGACGTCGACTTCCACCTGCGGCTGCCGAACGTGGACAGCGGGTTCATCAGCCCCGACTTCCGGGCCGCCGAGTACGGCAAGCACACGTCACCGGAGCGGGAGCACTGGTGGGAGGACCAGCCGCGCCGGGGTGACCTCGTCGGGTTCCTCTCCGAGTATCTGACCGACCCGGCGAGCCTGCACCGTCCGCTGCTGCTCCTCGGCCAGCCGGGCGCCGGCAAGACGCTGCTGACCCGGGTGATCGCGGCCCGGCTGCCGGCGAGCCGGTTCACCGCGATAGTGGTGCCGCTGCGCCGGATGTCCGGGGACACGTCGCCGACCGAGCAGATCGAGGCCGCGATCGAGCAGGTGATGGACGAGCGCATCCGCTGGGCGGACCTGCGCCGGGCCACCCAGCACACCACCGTCGTGGTGATCTTCGACGGGTTCGACGAACTCGTCCAGGTCACCGGCACGGCCCACTCCCAGTACATCGACCGGGTGGCCGAGTTCCAGGAGACCCAGTGGGATCTGGGCTACTCGGTCATCCCGATCATCACGTCGCGGATCCTGGTGATGGACCGCGCCAGCGTGCCGCAGGGCACAGTGCTGGTCCGGCTGGAGGATCTGACCGACGCCCAGGTGACGGCCTGGCTGACCGCCGTGAACGCGGCAAACGAGGACCGGCCCGGCTACCGCCGGCTGTCCGCCCGGGAGCTGCTGTCCCACGGCGAGCTGGCCCGTCAGCCGTTGCTGCTCACGCTGCTGGCGATCTACTACAACGAGCACTGGGCCGACCGCCGTCCCGGCGCCGCCATCTCCCGATCCGACCTGTTCACCGGCCTGCTCACCGCGTTCATCAGGCGGCAGGTGAGCGAGAAGGCACCGACCGCCCTCGCGAACCACGAGCGGGAGGCCCGCGAACACCAGCTCCGGCGCGACCTGGCGATCACCGCGTTCGCCATGTTCAACCGCAACCGGGAACTGGTGAACCGGGCCGCGCTCCGTCTCGACCTGGACTGCTTCGGCTCCGGGCCCGGAGACGGCTCGCGCTTCGAACTCGGCGACGTGCTCGGCCCGGAACAGCTGGTCACCGCCGCGTTCTTCGTGGTGTACGGCCCGGACGACGTGCAGGGCGAGGACGCCCGACGCACGTACGAGTTCCTGCACACCACGATCGGCGACTTCCTGATCGCCGAGTACGTCATCGGGGCGCTGCGGAGCCTGGCCGTGCTGCGCCGGCACACCCGCAGCCCGGCCGGCTTCGGCTACCAGCTGGACACCGGCCAGTTCCGGGCGCTGCTCTCCCACCAGCCGCTGGTGAAGCGCGAGGCGGTGGTGGGCTTCGCCCGGGAGCTCGCCTCCCGCCACCCGGAGGAGCTGGACGGGATCGTGGAGACCATCGCCGGCCTGCTGGCCGAGGCCCGGCAGCGGACCAACCTGGCCGGCGTGGACGGCTACCGGCCCGCGCCGTACGACCCGGTGCGGCTGCTCGCCGCGTACACCGCCAACCTGGTCGCCCTCGCCGCGCTGGTGTCGCCGGACGGCGTACGCCACACCGATCTGATGGACGAGGCGACCTGGGTGTCCACGGTCCGGCTGTGGCGGGCGGGACTGGACGAGAAGGGCCAGCTCGCGATGATCAGCTGGCTCGGCCGGGACGCCGACGGCCGGATCATCGCCGAGCGGCGGCGCGAAGGCCGGGGCGAGACGGTGAACGTGGCGGCCGAGGAGGCGCGGCTGCTCGGCGACATCACCACCTACGGCCAGTTGCAGGCGGGCGCGCGGACGTGGCGCGGCCAGCAGCCGGACAGCTTCGAGGCCGGCCGGTTCCACGCCGACCTGGTGTCGCTGGCCACCCGCCGCTGGCCGGTGCCGTCCCTGCACCAGCTCATCCTGTACGACGAGCGCAGCTACCGGCGCCTGTGGGCGCGCGCCGTCGAGTCACCGGAGGCGGTGTCCAGCACGAGCGCCACTGTCCTGCTGGAATGCCTCGCCGAGGACGGCGCGCAGTTGCCCCGCGAGGTGGTGTGCGGGCTGACCCGGGTGGCGTTGAGCCGGCTGCCCGACTCGCCGACCGCGCCGCCCGAACTGATCATCTCGTGCCCGTACCTGATCGACGAGTTCCCGGAGCTGGTCGACTCGCTCGGCACGACCGACGACCACGCGGTGCTGCACGCGCTCATCCTGCGGCACGGGCTCCACCGGCTGCCGCAGCGGTACGTGCCCCGGGTCCGCCGGGTGCTCGCCGACATCGAGGACCGGCTCGCGGAGCTGCCGCTGGAGGACGGCGTGGTGTCGGCCGAGATGGCCGAGCAGTTCGCCGCCGCCCGGGTCGACAACCGCACCGCGCTGTGGCTGCTGATGGCGTTGAGCGAGTACGCCGAACTGGCCTGGCCGAAGATCCCGCCGAAGACGATGCACGCCCTGCTCGCGCACCGGCTGCCGGACGAGTTCCTCGACGAGGCGAGCCTGTGCCGGCTGCTCCTGGACTACCTGCGGGCCTACGACCGGGTGCCGGCCGAGGTCTCGCTGGCATCAGCCCTCGACACGCTGCGCGTCCTCGCAGCATCCGACCAGTCCGATCACACCGGGCGGACCGGCCAGATCCCGGCCGCCGGGGCGGTCTGA
- a CDS encoding class I SAM-dependent DNA methyltransferase: MRPRRTDLYDRRVDHTRVRQAYGTIAPLYIELFGTTGHVHADDLALIGRHLTVRTGPVLDLGCGPGHLTDHLRSLGVDATGIDMVPEFVAHARATHPDCAYRLGSLDDLAVPDHSVAGILAWYSLIHLPPPDLDGVLAEFRRAIVPGGPLVAGIFVGDEVGAFEHKVATAYRWPVDEFSARLRQAGFAEVERLTRLDDAHRPHAAVAAVASGA; the protein is encoded by the coding sequence ATGCGGCCAAGGCGTACCGACCTCTATGATCGACGGGTGGACCACACACGGGTACGGCAGGCGTACGGCACGATCGCGCCGCTCTACATCGAACTGTTCGGCACCACCGGCCACGTCCACGCGGACGACCTCGCCCTCATCGGCCGTCACCTGACCGTCCGGACCGGCCCGGTGCTCGACCTGGGATGCGGGCCCGGTCACCTCACCGACCATCTCCGTTCGCTGGGCGTCGACGCCACCGGGATCGACATGGTTCCCGAGTTCGTCGCGCACGCGCGGGCGACGCATCCGGACTGCGCATACCGGCTCGGGTCACTGGACGACCTCGCCGTCCCCGACCACTCCGTCGCCGGCATCCTCGCCTGGTACTCACTGATCCACCTCCCGCCACCGGACCTCGACGGCGTGCTGGCGGAGTTCCGCCGCGCGATCGTGCCGGGTGGACCGCTCGTGGCCGGCATCTTCGTCGGTGACGAGGTGGGTGCCTTCGAGCACAAGGTCGCCACCGCGTACCGCTGGCCGGTGGACGAGTTCTCCGCGCGGCTGCGGCAGGCGGGGTTCGCGGAGGTCGAGCGTCTGACGCGCCTGGACGACGCCCACCGCCCGCACGCCGCCGTCGCGGCCGTGGCTTCCGGGGCCTGA